The genome window GCCGGCGGCGCTGCCGAGGAGGGTCGGGCCCTGCGCGTGCCGGGCACCAACCCGTTCTACCCGTACCGTGATGAGCAGCAGGCGAATCGGTTCCTGGAACTGATGGCGAGCAGTGACTTCGATGTCTTCCTGCTGAACACAGGCAGCGTAGGGGGCGTCGAAGGCAATCCGTCTTCCAGGAAAGTGGCGATCGAGCACTCCGGGGCAATCGTCAAGGCGATCGCCGAGGGGACGATCGAATGGGAGCGCGACCCCGACTTCGGCTACCTGGTCGCCTCGGTCCTGCCCGGCGTCGATGACCTCGAGCTGCTCCAGCCACGCCTCCTGTACGAGCGCACCGGTCGCGCCGACGAGTACCGCACGTGGGTCGCACGACTGAAGCGGGAGCGCATTGAATTCTTGGAGAGCTATACCGGGCTGGCGCCGGAGATCGTCGCCGCGGTCCGCTAGGGAGCGGTCTCGCGCAGGCCTCCTTCTCATCCGCTATTCACTACGTAGCTGGTATGTCGGGAGGTCGCGCTCGGAAGCTGGCTCCTCCCACCCGCCATTCGTCGGCTGACTGACCCGTCGGAGGATCGGTCCAGCCGCGGTCTCCTCCGATGTACCAGGCTCCTGCTGAATGGCCGCTCCGTCGACCAAACCCGCCAGCCGATAAGCGCCTCGTAACCGGAAGATACACACCGCGCCACCACACTCTGGCGATGGGCAGCCGCGATGATCCGGCGGCGCGCGGACGGCGGCGTGCTGCGCGCACGCGGATCGACGTCGGGGCCGGCATCCGGCAGGCTCGTCGCGCGGCCGGGCTGAGTCAATCGTCGTCGCGCGGCGGGCGCGACTCTCCCAAGCGACGGTCAGCAGAATCGAGCGAGGGGTGGCGACTGCATCGGTCGATGATCTGGCTGGGCTTGCCGGCGTGGTCGGCCTGGATCTCGTTATGCAGCTCTATCCGGGTGGGTCGCCGATCCGCGACGCAGCGCATGTGCGGGTGATGGGACGCCTGAAGGCAATACTGCCGACGGCATTTCGGCTCGCAGCTGAGGTTCCTATCCCGATTCCCGGGGATCAACGCGCCGTCGATGCAGTCCTCGTCGATCCGCAGCTGAGGGTCGGATTCGAACTGGAGAGCCGTCTCCTCGACGTGCAAGCCCTGATCCGCCGCGTGGCGCTGAAACAACGAGACGCGGGGCTTGCCCGCATGGTGCTGGTATTTCCTGATACACCGGCCAACCGCGCGGCCGCATCCACCGCGCGAGCGACTCTCAGTGCGGCATTCCCTGCGGGCCACCGCTCGGTGCTCGCGGCCCTGCGAGTCGGCCAGCTACCGCCGGCCAATGGCATGCTCTGGGTCTAACTCACATCCCGCGCATTCCGCGGTCAGTTAGGCAGCGCCTCGCGCACGCTCTCGA of Chloroflexota bacterium contains these proteins:
- a CDS encoding helix-turn-helix transcriptional regulator — encoded protein: MVVARRARLSQATVSRIERGVATASVDDLAGLAGVVGLDLVMQLYPGGSPIRDAAHVRVMGRLKAILPTAFRLAAEVPIPIPGDQRAVDAVLVDPQLRVGFELESRLLDVQALIRRVALKQRDAGLARMVLVFPDTPANRAAASTARATLSAAFPAGHRSVLAALRVGQLPPANGMLWV